One region of Oryza sativa Japonica Group chromosome 5, ASM3414082v1 genomic DNA includes:
- the LOC107280910 gene encoding uncharacterized protein — protein sequence MTDIAKRDFAELAVSGKNYLTWALDAKIMLGAKKLLNCIQDPTIATSAGGVNNLPTSAEKNQALHFLRHHLNTTLKNEYMTEEDPKVLWDSLKDRYGHQVKALLLKTKREWLHLRFQDYKSVEQYNSVLHRNVTCLKLCGEKITDADMIDKTLSTFHANHVNIQRQYRQAKYEKYSELVSMLIEAQGEDETLVENHTSRPTGSSAAPEANASSFKKGKNQNNQNKGKNFWKNGGKVNKTSFKKKGNQNSKSKKGSTSGEYGKQDQVCFKCGTRGHWSRICRTPKHLIELYQEKHRKKKSEHESHFTVEIQHSEEKMAAMHIDKQVDEKAVVAMHIDDKMEKNAADAELKLSDDLMDSDQLYGDI from the coding sequence ATGACTGATATTGCTAAGAGAGATTTTGCTGAACTAGCAGTCAGCGGCAAGAATTACCTGACATGGGCACTGGATGCCAAAATCATGCTTGGTGCTAAGAAACTCCTGAACTGCATTCAGGACCCAACTATTGCAACATCAGCTGGAGGAGTTAATAATTTACCAACTTCAGCTGAGAAAAATCAGGCACTGCATTTCCTGAGGCACCATTTGAATACTACTCTCAAGAATGAGTATATGACTGAGGAAGATCCGAAGGTCCTTTGGGACTCACTGAAGGATCGCTATGGCCATCAAGTAAAGGCCTTGCTCCTAAAAACAAAACGTGAGTGGCTTCACTTACGTTTCCAAGATTACAAATCTGTGGAGCAATATAACTCAGTTCTTCACCGCAATGTCACTTGTCTTAAGCTATGTGGAGAGAAAATCACTGATGCTGACATGATAGACAAAACTTTGTCCACCTTCCATGCCAATCATGTGAATATTCAGAGGCAATACCGCCAGGCTAAATACGAGAAGTATTCTGAACTGGTCTCCATGCTCATCGAAGCACAAGGAGAAGATGAGACACTTGTTGAAAATCATACGTCTCGCCCCACTGGAAGTTCAGCAGCACCTGAAGCAAATGCTAGCTCCTTTAAGAAGGGGAAAAACCAGAATAACCAGAACAAAGGGAAGAATTTCTGGAAAAATGGTGGCAAAGTTAACAAGACGTCTTTCAAGAAGAAAGGAAATCAGAACAGTAAGTCTAAGAAGGGCTCTACTAGTGGTGAATATGGAAAGCAAGATCAGGTATGCTTCAAGTGTGGCACTAGGGGACACTGGTCTCGCATTTGCCGCACCCCTAAGCATCTCATTGAGCTTTATCAAGAGAAGCACAGGAAGAAGAAGTCAGAGCATGAGTCACACTTCACTGTTGAGATCCAGCACTCAGAAGAGAAGATGGCTGCCATGCATATCGACAAGCAGGTCGACGAGAAGGCAGTGGTTGCAATGCACATCGATGATAAGATGGAAAAGAATGCAGCAGACGCAGAGCTGAAGCTCTCAGATGATCTCATGGACTCTGATCAGTTATATGGGGACATTTAA